The following nucleotide sequence is from Populus trichocarpa isolate Nisqually-1 chromosome 11, P.trichocarpa_v4.1, whole genome shotgun sequence.
TAGATGCTGTGTGATTCCAGCCTGACAGAGTCACATGGGTTCTTGAGTGATTGGAGTGTGGAAAGGGCATGGAATAACATTTTGTGCTGAAGCAGCCAagtcaaaaacaatttatgattTCAACTTGGAAACTATACCAAGTGAGCCCCATAGAGTCAGGACAATAACAAAATCTCAAGGCCATGTATAACAAGAttgcttttgaaaataattcatttttctttcataaattcTTGCGAAATGAGTCCTGTTTGTGGTATTTTTTTCACCTGTTGGTTTTGAGTGACAGGTTATTTTCTCCAAATCTAAGATccatttttcttccttgttgGTAAATGTTGGCAGGTCATGGAAGCTGTATATTTCCTGGAAGGTAACAAACTCTTCCCTTTTACATGGTGGCCTAACTGTTTCACCAGTATATCACACTTTAGTTCCTTTTCTGCATCTTTGCATTCCCTTTATGGTTGTCAAGAGATGGAAAATGCAAAAAGCGAAAAGCAAAACCATTACTTAATTAGAACACCTTGCAGCAATGCCTTACCGATCATCTAACTTTGGATGCAGCAAGAAAATAACGAATAAGACGAGGACGGTAGTGAATACAACCACGCCAAGCAATGCAGCAGGTGGTTCAAGATTAATCAGCTTCAGAAGCAGTAGAATTAGTGCAATGGACAAGGCATTGCAAGCTTTCTTGACTataattttctctattttgttACACATTCCTTTTGTGGTGTCTTGAGgtgtaaaagaaaacaattttttgtaACCTAATAGTGTTTGATTCGTTGATGCTGATTGACTCTTGCTGTGCTAGGCTGTGTTTAGTCCAAGAATCGTTCAAGCAAAGACTCACTTGAGTTGACGGATCAGGTAGGATCCTCTTCGTGAGAGGAGTAAAGTAATGACAATTTTTTGTGGGCTCTTCTATGTAATCAATAAAGGGAGCTAAAAAGTTGATTAGTACAGTATAATTTCTTTAAGCAAGAGAATACAACAGCAAACATGGAGGCCTAAAGAGAGGGCTTGTTTGGGGCCATGATTGTGAGCAAGAGAATGAGGGGATCTTCAAGAGATATtccttgttttgaaaatttaagcCATTCTTGTCATAAACAGCAACGAAGGATGCTACGCAGAGGATTCTTGAAAATTTACCTCAACACACCAGCCAGATTGCTGGCCCCATCATGTGAATCCAAGATGCCCAAATGACACAAGAGCAAGAGCCTAAAGCACATCATCAGCTCATGAATGCCTTGCGGGTCCCACCTAAGCCCCTTTGTCCCATAGGTCCCACTTGTGTCGTGTGATTTTTTAGCGGTTCCTCCAATGTTTTTGTCCACAGAGTTGGACTTTGTTCCAAACTCGAAAGTGCTAACAACTTTCAAAACTTGTAAAAATGCAATTTGTTGCACAAAATCAGATTAAATGagcttttattaatttaaaataatatctttttaattttattttttaaaaaaaattattttgagaaaaaaaaagaattttgatcGGACAATAAGTTAACATGTTAGATAAATTAGGtcatcattcaataaaaattcagtttaaattaagtttgaccaagtttaataattataaaaaaataatcaattccgGATTAACCCAATAAATACTTTAAAGATTTTGTATGTAACTTTTcatattaagatgatatttttttgttaattaaattatctatcCATGTCATCCCCAATATCAATTTATGGATTGTCCAGAATCTACTGATTTAGATAGCTCCGATAGGTGGCTGAGTTATTCAAGTTGTGAAGAATTTCTAACCTTCAAAATGGCTGCagtaatttttagttttgtggTGCAATTGTGTATGAAATGTAGCAAATGATCATCACCATTAGAAAGCATGATCGTCAAACTGAAATAAGTTAAACATGAGAGTCAAACTGAAATGATTCTAGTTCTTCCCGCTGCTTTGAATTTGCTGGAGATGCAGGAGCTTCTAGCCgtaaataatcatataaaattccACAAAGTGCATCTCCACCTCTGGCCTGTACTAGAAACATGGAGTTATCTCcatttaataataaagatgaggGAATATCAATGCTAAATAGCCGATATAATCCATGAATTCCATGCCGACAAACTGCATTCTCTGCTCCCAAATTCATCACTTGGAAGACCATGTGTTCTTTATCCATATCATTGAGATACACCTGCAAGAATGCTGGAGTTAACATTTTCGaaaatatttaagtgttttgtgtttttttttttttccagttaacTTCGCAATCTTCACCTGGAGGTCAGAACGGTTTGCTGAGGCGATGGCCAATCTCAGCTTGTAAATCccattttttattgagttgagaAGAAATTTAATTGTCCATGTTGATGGAATATACTTATCTGCTACCCTTCTGTCAATGAAGAAACATCATAAAATGCTATTTACTATAAGCTGCAGAGTTTGAAGAGTGGATGTCATTAGTTTTAGAGGTGCAATTGTGAGTTGAACAATGGCCACCAAACCACCATGAAAAAGcattttcttttatggtttATAGAGATAAAAAGAGTCAAGCCTTGTGTCTATTTGTAAAATCTACACTGAATCATGCTGCTGTCAGGAATCATGATTTGAGGTACAATGTTGAAAAGAAGACTCATTCTTCAAGAACTACCATAACATGACTGTGATGATAGGTTTaataagagaaggaaaaaaacctgtCTACATGAGCGaagaaccaatttttttttggatcactGATGCCTATTGTGAAAGTCTGGTCATATTCAGGATGCACATCTGTGTATCTGTCCCACAATCCATATTGCCTGAACCTGATTTTTAGGAGAAAGGATATTGAAAAAGATAAGGTCAGCACAATTCCAAAATGCAAGACCATTTTCAATGTATGTTGACAGATTATCATGACCATAGGGCTTTCTCAGAGATTTGGATCATCAGGTTGAGATAAACGAACTGCTTACTTTTCAGGGCTGTTGACAAATAGCTTGTTCACATACATGGGATTGGCATCAGGAACATAGAAACCGATAGCTGTACGATCAGGGAAGCCAATTTCCCATATTGTTGGCCCGTCTCTGAGGGGAACATATGTCAAATTTCCAAGTTGTGTTTCTGATCCTGAGGAATTTAGTTatcataaaacaagaaaattgtgCCATCAGGAATTGAGATGCTTTCTTCATATGAGATTTTCTTGTGGTTTAAGTTCTATAATCGACGAATACGAGTCAAATGAGACTACCTTCAGATATGGTAACAAGTGCATTGTCTAGGAAGTCACCGATGAAACCAGGAACCCAGCCATGGAATCCATACACCCCAGGAATAACATTCTTGATGGTGAAATTTCCATTTGAATCTGTTTGAACCCAGAATTGATAGTCCTACACGCACATCAATTTGTTCATTTTTCCAGTCTTGAAAGTACTAGAAACTAATGAAATGTGaatctaagaaaataaattagagcTAACCTTGCTTTCTGTTTGCCAGGCTCCTTGAGCTCTTGCAGTTGATAGACCAACATATGCATTTTTAGCTGGTATCAGAGACTCGGAAACAAACCTGAGCTTGCATTTTCACGATGATATTAATTGAAGTTCATCCTTTCTGTCTAAAATAAGCTATGCATGCAGCAAATTACCGTACTACTTCATCGAAATTGTAGTCATCATCGTAAAATCCTTACTTTGTTCTGAATGCAAAAACATGCTTCATAAATGGTAGTACACAGCCTCAGTCTCATGTAAATTTACCTTTCTTGGACAAAGAGTCTTGCTGTAGCAGAACCGCGTTCTTTAGCATTAAGGTAGTAAGGCGATGACACAAATTCATATGGCCATGTTGCCTCCTCAAGCAGCCTctagaaatgaaaagaagataataagCAGATCCTTCAATATGCTTTTGCTATAGAATAGCTACTAAAATTCCACAAGAGGTACAGGGATATTAatctattaattattgtttaggATGAGTTGGATTGGTGGTTAATAAAATCCAACCATATGTCGAGTTGTGCACCTGTTTTTTAGCATCAATCCATAAATTGTACGCATCTGAAACATTCGAGGTTGAATTAAGGTACACAAAGAAGGGGCCAAAAACCTTCCTCCATGCCTCACCCTCTTGAAATTGAGCTACTATATCATCTCCGATATAGTGAGTTCCATGAAACATCTGTTGCAGCAAAAGTCCATCAGATTTAAGTTAGCTGTTCAGCAATTGCCAGGTTTGATCTACTTTTCTTGCACATTTTGGCTTCCAAGATGGAAATTATTAATCATTGGGAACTCTCCCACTAACATTCATTACATTGTTTAGCAAATCTGCATGGTTGTGTAAATATGAGATGTGTTAAGCTGTGATTTCAGAAGGAGAACATACAGCTAGGCAAGTTGGACCAGTATGCACAGTAAGATTTTGCTTAGTAGGACCACCATTTCGAAATTCATGACTAGGGAAGATGACCCAGAATCCAATAACGGGGCCAGAACCAATCCATCCATGGACTCCACCATCTTTATTGTCCATTGAATACTGGTACTTGTCATCAACCTGCATTTTATCACACATTTTGGCAGCTTGATATCAACATAATATCTTGCTGGTGAAGGAACGAATAGTCATTCGATCCTAGGGTGTCCTACTTACCTCTCCTTTAAGATCAGGATTAATGGGATTCACCAAAAGAACAGACTCAGGCACAATTAGCTGCTTTCCTCTACCTGGAAGTAGATCTTCAGGCATCGGCATTACCCTTTGCTTTTCATCACTGATTGCCATGTAATGAAACCTATTCCAATTTCATAAGAGAGCAAATCAATGCAACAAATACGAAACAATAATTTCAGATT
It contains:
- the LOC18111221 gene encoding rhamnogalacturonate lyase B; this translates as MGKGNVRLINQGPYVMLDNDLVRLTILKPQGYLTGIKYGGMDNILDLQSNESNRGYWDMNWNLPGGKDRYQSVNGAEYSVIYNSNDKLEISFRSTYDPSNKGTKLPLSIDIRYILNSGVSGFHCYAIYERPAGSPAFDLVQTRMVFKLRRDKFHYMAISDEKQRVMPMPEDLLPGRGKQLIVPESVLLVNPINPDLKGEVDDKYQYSMDNKDGGVHGWIGSGPVIGFWVIFPSHEFRNGGPTKQNLTVHTGPTCLAMFHGTHYIGDDIVAQFQEGEAWRKVFGPFFVYLNSTSNVSDAYNLWIDAKKQRLLEEATWPYEFVSSPYYLNAKERGSATARLFVQERFVSESLIPAKNAYVGLSTARAQGAWQTESKDYQFWVQTDSNGNFTIKNVIPGVYGFHGWVPGFIGDFLDNALVTISEGSETQLGNLTYVPLRDGPTIWEIGFPDRTAIGFYVPDANPMYVNKLFVNSPEKFRQYGLWDRYTDVHPEYDQTFTIGISDPKKNWFFAHVDRRVADKYIPSTWTIKFLLNSIKNGIYKLRLAIASANRSDLQVYLNDMDKEHMVFQVMNLGAENAVCRHGIHGLYRLFSIDIPSSLLLNGDNSMFLVQARGGDALCGILYDYLRLEAPASPANSKQREELESFQFDSHV